The Gillisia sp. Hel_I_86 genome has a segment encoding these proteins:
- a CDS encoding HAD family hydrolase: MIKLIVTDMDGTLLNDEHQIHPDFWDIEKELTNKGIMFSVASGRQFYNLESKFERIKDRMLFFAENGTYVVYKGKEIYLNPLRREDANKFIEIGRNLDDTNLVLCGKNSAYIETEDEDFFKEINKYYQRLEIVEDLAKVDDTILKVTLCNFNGVEENTFPHFQDYKNDFKIAIAASVFIDITSLSANKGNAIKGIQQELNITPAETLVFGDYLNDLEMMQNATFSYAMKNAHPEIKNASKFVTSFDNNENGVLRTIEELGLLKT; this comes from the coding sequence ATGATAAAATTGATTGTTACTGATATGGATGGGACTTTGCTCAACGATGAGCATCAAATACATCCAGATTTTTGGGATATTGAAAAGGAACTAACCAACAAGGGAATTATGTTCTCTGTAGCCAGTGGAAGGCAATTTTATAATCTGGAAAGTAAATTTGAAAGAATTAAGGACCGTATGCTTTTTTTTGCTGAAAATGGTACTTACGTTGTTTATAAAGGAAAAGAGATCTATTTGAATCCCTTACGAAGAGAAGATGCAAATAAATTCATTGAAATTGGCAGGAACCTTGACGATACCAATTTGGTACTTTGTGGCAAAAACTCAGCTTATATAGAAACTGAAGACGAAGATTTTTTTAAAGAGATCAATAAATATTACCAGCGTTTAGAAATTGTAGAAGATCTTGCCAAGGTAGATGATACCATTTTGAAAGTAACGCTTTGCAATTTTAATGGTGTAGAAGAAAATACATTTCCGCATTTCCAAGATTATAAAAATGATTTTAAAATAGCCATTGCGGCAAGTGTGTTTATAGACATTACTTCCCTTTCAGCAAACAAAGGCAATGCTATTAAAGGGATACAGCAAGAATTGAATATTACTCCCGCAGAAACCTTGGTCTTTGGAGATTATTTAAATGATCTGGAAATGATGCAGAATGCGACGTTTAGTTATGCCATGAAAAATGCACACCCCGAAATTAAAAATGCCAGTAAGTTTGTAACTAGCTTCGATAACAATGAAAATGGGGTGCTTCGAACTATTGAAGAATTAGGGCTTCTTAAAACTTAG
- a CDS encoding LolA family protein, translating into MKRLSIVMIALFSVFAMNAQESAKAKKLLSEVSSKVKAYDNMVIDFKYSLENTAESVSQETRGDVSINGNKYVLNLMGTTQLFDGKKIYTIIPEDQEINISNYVEEDDNNITPSKMFSFYEEGYTYKWDITQDVKGRQIQYVKLTPMDSKADVKNILLGIDSQTKHIYNLIQTQDNGTKITITVKSFKTNQPLAKGLFTFNEGRYKDFYINRLD; encoded by the coding sequence ATGAAAAGATTAAGTATTGTAATGATTGCCTTGTTCAGCGTTTTCGCTATGAATGCACAGGAATCTGCAAAAGCAAAAAAATTATTGAGCGAAGTATCCTCTAAGGTAAAAGCCTATGACAACATGGTGATCGACTTTAAATATTCTTTAGAAAATACCGCAGAGAGCGTAAGTCAAGAAACCCGGGGTGATGTTAGTATTAATGGCAATAAGTATGTTTTGAATTTAATGGGGACCACCCAATTATTCGATGGCAAGAAAATTTACACCATTATCCCAGAAGATCAAGAAATCAACATTTCGAATTACGTGGAGGAAGATGACAATAACATTACGCCTTCTAAAATGTTCTCTTTTTACGAAGAAGGGTATACTTACAAATGGGATATTACCCAAGATGTGAAAGGTAGGCAAATCCAATATGTTAAGTTAACCCCAATGGACAGCAAGGCCGATGTGAAGAACATTTTACTGGGTATAGATAGTCAAACCAAGCATATCTATAATTTAATTCAAACGCAGGATAACGGAACAAAGATCACCATTACAGTAAAAAGTTTCAAAACCAATCAGCCCTTGGCAAAAGGCTTGTTCACTTTTAATGAAGGACGATATAAAGATTTTTATATCAATAGATTAGATTAA
- the ribB gene encoding 3,4-dihydroxy-2-butanone-4-phosphate synthase, protein MPQAIQNEHQLKLHSIQEAIDDIRAGKVIIVVDDIDRENEGDFLAATEAVTPEMINFMATHGRGLICAPITEEHCKELKLDMMVGNNTDPLETAFTISVDLKGNGVTTGISASDRAKTIKALIDPATKPIDLSRPGHVFPLKAKEGGVLRRTGHTEAAIDFARLAGFQPAGVIVEIMNEDGTMARLPQLIEVANKFDLKLVSIEDLVAYRMQHDSLIEKKEDFDIQTRFGTFRLRAYKQTTNNQVHIALTKGVWKTNEEILVRVNSTLINNDILGTLTNNADKKLDDMFKAVNDEGRGAIVFINPANQSLNLLNRLSELKDRQKKGEVKAPPIKMDYKDFGIGAQILHDLEIHKIKLLSNSQQTKRVGMIGYGLEIMEYVTY, encoded by the coding sequence ATGCCGCAAGCAATCCAAAACGAACACCAATTAAAATTACATTCTATCCAAGAAGCCATAGATGACATCCGGGCGGGCAAGGTTATTATTGTTGTAGATGATATAGATAGGGAGAATGAAGGGGATTTTCTTGCCGCAACAGAAGCTGTAACGCCAGAAATGATCAATTTTATGGCCACTCATGGTCGCGGGCTTATTTGTGCTCCCATTACTGAAGAGCATTGTAAGGAATTGAAGTTGGATATGATGGTTGGGAATAATACCGACCCCTTGGAAACTGCATTTACCATTTCCGTAGATCTTAAAGGAAATGGAGTGACCACGGGAATATCTGCATCCGATAGGGCAAAAACTATTAAAGCATTGATAGATCCAGCTACCAAACCTATCGATCTTAGTAGGCCTGGACACGTTTTCCCTTTAAAAGCTAAAGAAGGTGGCGTATTAAGAAGGACGGGGCATACCGAAGCCGCTATAGATTTTGCTAGGTTAGCAGGATTTCAGCCGGCAGGAGTGATCGTGGAAATCATGAATGAAGATGGTACTATGGCTAGATTGCCCCAACTTATTGAGGTTGCCAATAAATTTGATCTTAAACTGGTTTCCATCGAGGACCTTGTGGCCTATAGGATGCAACATGATTCCTTGATAGAAAAAAAAGAGGATTTTGATATCCAGACCCGTTTTGGAACTTTTAGGTTAAGGGCCTATAAACAAACCACAAATAATCAAGTACATATTGCGCTTACCAAAGGAGTTTGGAAAACCAATGAAGAAATTTTGGTACGTGTTAACTCTACGCTAATCAATAACGACATTTTAGGCACGCTTACCAATAATGCCGATAAGAAATTGGACGATATGTTCAAGGCGGTAAATGATGAGGGGCGCGGGGCCATTGTATTTATTAATCCTGCAAACCAATCACTTAATTTATTAAATAGGCTTTCAGAGTTAAAAGACCGTCAGAAAAAAGGAGAGGTTAAAGCCCCACCGATTAAAATGGACTATAAAGATTTTGGTATAGGGGCACAAATTTTGCACGATCTGGAGATCCATAAAATCAAATTATTATCCAACTCCCAACAAACAAAACGTGTGGGGATGATAGGCTATGGATTGGAGATCATGGAATATGTAACTTATTGA
- a CDS encoding TorF family putative porin produces MKNTLLFLVTFNFIELLNAQKQESAIDTNKVERQSSFSAQIDILNQYIWRGQSYGGKYVAVQPGVTYTITENLSIGAWATTNFQGPYYETDELTPRAYQEFDLGISYALNNFISIEFWDYYYPSIEKFEGENTNFFNFRDDAVQTIDAILVLDFSEIWLPLEASISTFVAGNDYRYNANEENPKQNFTTYVELNYYFEDVLAEIEVNPFAGAVLNNKAEYYEYADFDKVSFINLGVALAREFNLNNDFNVPLNLKYIYNAASENTEIFGRNFVVAGISLVYN; encoded by the coding sequence ATGAAAAACACCCTGCTATTTCTAGTTACATTTAATTTTATTGAATTACTAAATGCACAAAAGCAAGAGAGTGCTATAGACACCAATAAAGTTGAAAGACAATCAAGTTTTAGCGCTCAAATAGATATCCTCAATCAATACATTTGGAGGGGGCAATCCTATGGTGGCAAGTATGTTGCTGTTCAACCTGGAGTCACTTATACAATTACCGAAAACTTGAGCATTGGAGCTTGGGCAACCACCAATTTTCAAGGTCCCTATTACGAGACTGACGAACTAACCCCACGTGCCTATCAAGAGTTTGATCTAGGAATTAGTTACGCACTAAATAATTTTATTTCTATTGAGTTTTGGGATTATTACTATCCTTCCATAGAAAAATTTGAAGGGGAAAACACCAATTTCTTTAATTTTCGTGACGATGCTGTACAAACGATCGATGCTATTTTAGTGCTGGATTTTTCTGAAATCTGGCTACCATTGGAAGCCTCCATTAGCACTTTCGTTGCCGGGAACGACTATAGATATAATGCCAATGAGGAAAATCCGAAACAAAACTTTACAACCTATGTAGAGCTAAACTATTATTTTGAGGATGTGCTGGCAGAAATTGAAGTAAACCCTTTTGCAGGAGCCGTTCTCAACAATAAAGCTGAATATTATGAATATGCAGATTTCGATAAGGTTTCTTTTATTAACCTAGGAGTCGCACTAGCAAGGGAATTCAATTTAAACAATGATTTCAACGTTCCACTCAATTTAAAATATATCTATAATGCAGCATCAGAAAACACTGAAATATTTGGGCGAAATTTTGTAGTAGCCGGAATTTCTTTAGTCTATAACTAA
- a CDS encoding DNA translocase FtsK, with the protein MAKKKASTRKTKNTKIKKPGFKFSRQQKVVLGSFLMLLGIALLIAFISFLFNWQADQSTLQDFSNRELVAKNWMSKFGASISDFFIFNGFGLAAFILAGLVTLTGVYLFFDFKLKNLFKFWFWGLLMMIWWAVFFGFFAEKNAMLGGRVGFEINDYLQDYIGLIGTSLLLTFILIAYLVFRLKITPELIASFVNSKKQEIKEDFETSGTPINKTHEEEDWISKVIPKNETSTIQDKSTPTPLTINTPPASKKVAIDEDVQMEIETVEEEEVEDTLSSKLVKDFGEFDPTLELKNYKWPTIDLLKDYNAGGGGITVDQEELEANKNTIVSTLKNYKIEIAHIKATVGPTVTLYEIVPEAGIRISKIKNLEDDIALSLAALGIRIIAPIPGKGTIGIEVPNKNATIVSMRSVIASPKFQNAEMELPMALGKSISNETFVVDLAKMPHLLMAGATGQGKSVGLNAILTSLLYCKHPAEVKFVLVDPKKVELTLFNKIERHYLAKLPGSEDAIITDNSKVIATLNSLCIEMDDRYNLLKDAMVRNIKEYNVKFKSRKLNPENGHKFLPYIVLVIDEFADLIMTAGKEVETPIARLAQLARAIGIHLIIATQRPSVNVITGIIKANFPARIAFRVTSKIDSRTILDSQGADQLIGRGDMLFTQGNDLVRIQCAFVDTPEVDKITEFIGSQKAYPDAHLLPEYEDAESGTGLDIDVSERDKLFREAAEVIVIAQQGSASLLQRKLKLGYNRAGRIIDQLEAAGVVGPFEGSKARQVLVTDLVSLDQLLND; encoded by the coding sequence ATGGCCAAGAAAAAAGCCTCGACCAGAAAAACTAAAAATACGAAGATCAAAAAGCCTGGATTTAAATTTTCCAGGCAACAAAAAGTGGTTTTGGGCAGCTTTCTAATGCTATTGGGAATTGCCCTACTTATTGCGTTTATTTCCTTTTTATTTAATTGGCAGGCAGATCAAAGTACACTTCAGGATTTTAGCAATCGGGAGCTGGTAGCTAAAAATTGGATGAGCAAGTTTGGTGCAAGCATCAGTGATTTCTTTATTTTTAATGGTTTTGGACTTGCAGCATTTATACTAGCTGGTTTGGTAACACTTACCGGGGTTTATCTTTTCTTTGATTTTAAACTGAAAAATCTTTTTAAGTTTTGGTTTTGGGGATTGTTAATGATGATCTGGTGGGCAGTATTTTTCGGTTTTTTTGCTGAAAAGAACGCCATGTTGGGCGGCCGGGTTGGGTTTGAAATCAATGACTACCTACAAGATTATATAGGTTTAATAGGAACCTCCCTCTTGCTAACATTTATACTAATTGCTTATTTGGTTTTTAGGTTAAAGATTACTCCTGAATTAATAGCTTCATTCGTAAATTCGAAAAAGCAAGAAATAAAAGAAGATTTTGAAACTTCAGGTACTCCTATAAATAAGACACACGAGGAAGAAGATTGGATATCCAAAGTGATTCCGAAAAATGAAACTTCAACTATACAAGATAAATCCACTCCTACCCCATTAACTATCAATACTCCTCCTGCTTCCAAAAAAGTTGCTATAGATGAAGACGTGCAAATGGAAATTGAAACAGTGGAGGAGGAAGAAGTTGAAGACACGCTAAGCAGTAAATTGGTTAAAGATTTTGGGGAATTCGATCCAACTTTAGAGCTTAAAAATTACAAATGGCCTACCATAGATTTACTGAAAGATTACAATGCCGGAGGTGGTGGGATCACCGTAGATCAGGAAGAGCTGGAAGCTAATAAAAACACCATTGTTTCTACGCTTAAGAATTACAAGATCGAGATAGCCCACATAAAAGCAACGGTAGGGCCAACGGTTACCTTATACGAAATAGTTCCCGAAGCGGGAATTCGTATCTCCAAGATCAAAAACCTGGAAGATGATATTGCACTTTCCCTTGCGGCCCTCGGAATTCGAATTATCGCACCTATTCCAGGAAAAGGAACCATTGGTATTGAAGTACCAAATAAAAATGCCACGATTGTTTCAATGCGCTCTGTGATCGCTTCCCCTAAATTCCAAAATGCCGAAATGGAACTGCCAATGGCATTGGGAAAATCCATTTCCAATGAAACCTTTGTGGTGGATCTTGCCAAAATGCCCCACTTATTGATGGCTGGAGCCACGGGGCAAGGAAAATCTGTTGGGCTGAACGCTATTTTAACCTCCCTGCTCTACTGCAAGCATCCGGCAGAAGTGAAGTTTGTCTTGGTAGATCCAAAGAAAGTAGAACTTACCCTCTTCAATAAAATTGAACGTCATTACCTTGCAAAGCTCCCGGGATCGGAAGATGCCATTATCACAGATAATTCCAAGGTAATTGCTACGCTTAATTCGTTATGTATAGAAATGGACGATCGTTACAATCTTCTAAAAGATGCGATGGTCCGAAATATCAAAGAATACAACGTAAAATTCAAGTCACGAAAACTAAACCCGGAGAACGGACATAAATTTCTTCCATATATCGTCCTGGTTATCGATGAATTCGCCGATCTTATTATGACAGCGGGAAAAGAAGTGGAAACGCCTATCGCCAGGTTAGCACAATTGGCCCGTGCCATTGGGATCCACTTGATTATCGCTACCCAGCGACCTTCTGTAAACGTTATCACAGGGATTATAAAAGCCAATTTCCCAGCTAGAATTGCATTTAGGGTAACTTCTAAAATAGATTCCAGAACTATTTTGGATAGTCAAGGAGCCGATCAGTTAATTGGTCGGGGAGATATGTTGTTTACACAAGGGAATGATCTGGTTCGTATTCAATGTGCTTTTGTGGATACTCCAGAAGTTGATAAAATCACAGAATTTATTGGTTCTCAAAAAGCCTATCCCGATGCCCATTTACTCCCGGAATATGAGGATGCAGAGAGTGGCACAGGACTTGATATAGATGTAAGCGAGCGAGATAAATTGTTCCGGGAAGCCGCAGAAGTTATAGTAATTGCGCAACAAGGTTCTGCTTCTTTATTACAACGAAAATTGAAGCTGGGCTATAACCGTGCAGGAAGAATTATAGATCAATTAGAAGCTGCCGGGGTTGTAGGCCCTTTTGAAGGAAGTAAAGCCCGCCAGGTTTTGGTGACAGATCTCGTCTCTTTAGACCAACTATTAAACGATTGA
- a CDS encoding vancomycin high temperature exclusion protein, with translation MDRFKKFLIYFLIVLGGGIAFIWGLSTYVVKTTSDEIYSNISDLPVSNTIIVLGASVHSNGQLSPILKDRVDTALEIYRAGRGRQFLLSGDNRRNDYDEVSAMKNYLLEREVPENLIFTDPAGLDTYDSMYRSDLIYKIPNAIVVTQKFHLPRALFIAESLGLNYIGFPAKENHYDTDKSLIRREKLANLKAVLEILTKQTPKNMGEENPVNRY, from the coding sequence ATGGATAGGTTTAAGAAATTTTTAATTTATTTTTTAATTGTACTGGGAGGTGGTATTGCTTTTATTTGGGGGCTTAGCACGTATGTTGTTAAAACAACATCAGATGAAATTTATTCCAATATCTCTGACCTGCCTGTTTCCAATACCATCATTGTTCTTGGAGCCAGTGTGCATTCCAATGGACAATTATCTCCAATATTAAAGGATCGTGTAGATACCGCACTAGAGATTTACAGGGCAGGTAGGGGAAGGCAGTTTCTTTTAAGTGGTGACAATAGGCGAAATGATTACGATGAAGTAAGTGCCATGAAGAATTACCTATTGGAGAGAGAAGTGCCAGAGAATTTGATATTTACAGACCCTGCAGGCTTGGACACCTATGACAGTATGTATAGATCGGACCTTATTTATAAGATTCCAAATGCTATTGTTGTTACCCAAAAATTCCATCTTCCAAGGGCGCTTTTCATTGCGGAAAGCTTGGGCTTGAATTATATTGGATTTCCTGCCAAGGAGAACCATTATGATACAGATAAAAGTTTGATACGACGCGAAAAGCTCGCCAACCTTAAAGCAGTTTTGGAAATTCTAACTAAACAAACACCTAAAAACATGGGTGAAGAAAATCCTGTAAACCGCTATTAG
- a CDS encoding NAD(P)H-dependent oxidoreductase: MNNIEALKWRYATKKFDENRLLSEDKIEILKHAFNLTATSYGLQPIKMVIVHNKELQQKLVSYSMNQQQVASASHVLVICIEREIGREFIENYFKYVQKVRATPNEVLSPFKDFLIDDFKNKHIDEITSWATNQAFLAMGTLLTVSATEAIDACPMEGFEPDKYDEILGLDKLNLKSVLVLPVGYRAKDDMFSEFKKVRRPISDIIIELE; this comes from the coding sequence ATGAACAATATTGAAGCTTTAAAGTGGAGGTATGCCACTAAAAAATTTGATGAAAACAGGCTCCTTTCAGAAGATAAAATAGAGATTTTAAAGCATGCCTTTAATTTAACTGCCACTTCTTACGGCTTGCAACCTATTAAAATGGTAATTGTCCATAATAAAGAGCTTCAGCAAAAACTGGTGTCCTATTCTATGAACCAGCAACAAGTGGCATCTGCCTCCCATGTGTTGGTAATTTGCATTGAACGTGAAATAGGTAGGGAATTTATAGAGAACTACTTCAAATATGTTCAGAAGGTCCGTGCTACGCCTAACGAGGTCCTTTCTCCATTTAAAGATTTCTTGATAGACGATTTCAAGAATAAACATATAGATGAAATTACTTCTTGGGCTACAAATCAGGCATTTTTAGCCATGGGAACCTTGCTTACTGTCTCTGCAACCGAAGCTATAGATGCATGCCCAATGGAAGGTTTTGAACCTGATAAATACGATGAAATCCTTGGTTTGGATAAATTGAACCTTAAATCGGTATTGGTGTTGCCAGTTGGATATAGGGCAAAGGATGATATGTTTTCTGAATTTAAAAAGGTACGAAGACCAATTTCAGATATTATTATAGAACTGGAATAA
- a CDS encoding LptF/LptG family permease: MKILDRYILVSYLKTFFVVFIILMFIFVLQTIWLYIGELAGKDLDAGIILKFLLYFSPKLVPLVLPLTILLTSIMTFGSFAENYEFAAMKSSGISLQRAMKGLTVFIVFISFVAFFFSNNVIPAAEFKSINLRKNIAQLKPTMAISEGVFNDIQDFNIKVDEKTGDNDQYLKNVIIHQKSARGGNLTVIKATEGELVGSTNSEVLSLILKDGNYYDEIPQKDPSKRKNKPFAKSYFKEYIINIDLSNFNDVDLDDENYRNSQNMLKIGELSQSIDSFSTSYNQELNKFAEVIYSRTGATYFASNYKAKDSIANFDDSILELYNNKNALQIVDLSLGSVNAALSNVTIKKQEFKNSTRQLNKFEIALHEKYVLGVACIVLFFVGAPLGAIIRKGGMGLPMVVAILIFLTYHFIGIFAKNSAEDGSMSPFLASWLSTLIMLPLGIFFTYRATTDQGLLAFGNFTAPLNRLIKKLFRSKTETK; this comes from the coding sequence TTGAAAATACTGGACCGGTACATATTGGTAAGTTACCTAAAAACATTTTTTGTTGTTTTTATCATTCTAATGTTCATTTTTGTGCTTCAAACCATTTGGTTGTACATAGGTGAACTCGCCGGAAAAGATTTGGACGCAGGAATTATTCTAAAATTCCTGCTTTATTTTTCCCCAAAACTAGTGCCCTTGGTGCTACCGCTTACCATTTTGCTTACTTCCATTATGACCTTTGGAAGTTTTGCTGAAAATTATGAATTTGCCGCCATGAAATCTTCAGGGATCTCCCTGCAAAGAGCGATGAAAGGTCTTACCGTTTTTATTGTTTTTATAAGCTTTGTTGCGTTCTTCTTTTCCAACAATGTAATTCCTGCTGCCGAATTTAAATCCATCAATCTTAGAAAAAATATTGCGCAGTTAAAGCCAACAATGGCAATTTCTGAAGGGGTTTTTAACGACATTCAAGATTTTAACATCAAGGTAGATGAAAAAACCGGTGACAACGACCAGTATCTAAAGAATGTAATTATCCATCAAAAATCTGCAAGAGGTGGAAATCTCACAGTTATAAAAGCTACTGAAGGAGAATTGGTAGGAAGCACAAATTCTGAAGTGCTCTCCCTTATTTTAAAAGACGGCAATTATTATGATGAAATTCCGCAGAAGGATCCTTCTAAACGGAAGAACAAACCTTTCGCTAAAAGTTATTTCAAGGAATATATAATCAATATAGATCTTTCCAATTTCAATGATGTAGATCTGGATGATGAGAACTACAGAAACTCCCAAAATATGCTGAAGATCGGAGAGCTTTCACAGAGTATAGATTCCTTCTCCACTTCCTACAATCAAGAATTGAATAAGTTTGCCGAGGTTATTTATAGCCGAACTGGTGCAACCTATTTTGCATCCAATTACAAGGCTAAAGATTCCATTGCCAATTTTGATGACTCCATCCTCGAATTATACAATAACAAGAACGCATTGCAAATAGTAGATCTTTCTCTAGGATCTGTGAATGCAGCCCTCTCCAATGTTACCATTAAAAAACAGGAATTCAAGAACAGCACAAGACAACTCAATAAATTTGAGATCGCCCTGCACGAAAAATATGTACTGGGGGTAGCATGTATTGTCTTGTTCTTTGTTGGTGCCCCACTAGGTGCAATAATAAGAAAAGGTGGGATGGGACTGCCAATGGTAGTTGCCATTTTAATTTTCCTTACCTATCACTTTATCGGAATTTTTGCTAAAAACAGCGCGGAAGATGGAAGTATGAGTCCGTTTCTGGCTTCATGGCTTTCAACCTTAATCATGTTGCCATTAGGGATCTTTTTCACATATAGGGCAACTACAGATCAAGGTCTTTTAGCATTTGGCAACTTCACGGCTCCACTTAATCGACTTATTAAAAAACTCTTCAGGAGTAAGACGGAAACAAAATAG
- a CDS encoding phage holin family protein → MLQWLLHIIIDAGVLLLAARFMSKVELKGFKSALIVALIIGVLSFLLSWLLTSILNIATLGIFYFLGLGFITRVIAYAIIIELADQLSKDFKTVGFLASLWLAIILAVVGTIVDAVLF, encoded by the coding sequence ATGTTGCAATGGTTATTACATATAATTATAGATGCCGGTGTATTGTTGCTTGCCGCAAGATTTATGAGCAAGGTGGAGTTAAAAGGTTTTAAATCGGCATTGATCGTCGCATTGATTATAGGAGTATTAAGTTTTCTTTTAAGCTGGTTGCTAACTTCCATATTAAATATCGCAACCCTTGGTATATTCTATTTTTTAGGATTAGGATTTATTACCAGGGTAATTGCGTACGCTATTATTATTGAACTTGCAGATCAATTAAGCAAAGATTTTAAAACAGTAGGGTTCCTTGCTTCCCTTTGGTTAGCAATTATTCTAGCAGTAGTAGGCACTATAGTAGATGCAGTTTTATTTTAG